A region from the Hydra vulgaris chromosome 08, alternate assembly HydraT2T_AEP genome encodes:
- the LOC136083075 gene encoding uncharacterized protein LOC136083075 has protein sequence MIINNKKNTTFHLNSFSCFYTNATSLNAEKLAELQSLIQTSKAPPSLVFITETWFNENSIINLTNYIAYRHDRTINLHGGVCIYISDTLISHEVTYLELNNDSEQVWCSVILGTEKILSKKKHYSGLLIAGDFNLDHTTWHNNTAITTNSLAEDFIETFDSNHLTQHVNFYTFQLNSILGPSSTLDLILTESSQRIFSLERHSQLGCTKKGRAHLILTWNFAVESLTPPRNRFSSSRQDFKNGNFDKLNMYFKDIDWVNRFKNLNINECYNVFQSIYIEGCNLQIPAIKSNYSALHTPWITKEVISAIKNKKKLYYRSKNPNWRLDTKLYNISCNKVKQTLTHSIAQYEKSISEKAKTNPKLIYRYINMKLQVKNQIRSIKESNGNIISNESHIATILNNYFSSVFTPLNLSQSLPTFEKRTFSVIDETSVLNRLNENYIQVLLSNLNLHKPAGIDGIHPHILNKCSSSLNVPITYIFIKSICEGRVPAAWLDANITPLHKKGSKLDASKYRPIFLTSACCKILERIVKDCLTEYLSANNLLSQNQHGFVPKKSCITNLLETIDQISHSMAKGYSVGVLYLDYEKATHLLMI, from the exons atgattatcaataataaaaaaaacacaacatttCATCTTAAcagttttagttgtttttatacAAATGCGACCTCGTTAAACGCAGAGAAGCTTGCTGAGCTGCAAAGCCTTATTCAAACTTCAAAAGCACCACCGAGTCTTGTCTTTATAACAGAAACATGGTTTAATGAAAACTCTATTATTAACCTCACTAATTATATCGCATATAGGCATGATCGCACAATTAATCTTCATGGTGGAGTCTGCATTTATATATCTGATACACTAATAAGCCATGAAGTAACATATCTTGAACTCAACAATGACTCTGAACAAGTTTGGTGCTCAGTTATTCTTGGAACTGAAAAAATTCTA TcgaaaaaaaaacactactcTGGTCTTCTTATAGCAGGAGATTTTAACCTTGACCATACCACATGGCATAACAACACAGCAATTACCACAAACTCACTAGCTGAAGACTTTATTGAAACATTTGATTCAAATCATTTAACACAGCATGtcaatttttatacttttcaattGAACTCTATATTAGGTCCATCCAGCACTCTAGATCTTATTTTAACGGAGTCATCTCAACGTATATTTTCTCTTGAAAGACATTCTCAACTGGGGTGCACTAAAAAAGGACGAGCTCATTTAATTCTAACTTGGAATTTTGCTGTAGAATCGTTAACCCCTCCTAGAAATCGGTTTTCTTCATCTCgacaagattttaaaaatggcaatttCGATAAACTAAACATGTATTTCAAAGATATTGACTGGGTTaatcgttttaaaaatttaaatattaatgaatGTTATAATGTATTCCAATCTATCTATATTGAAGGGTGTAATCTTCAAATACCAGCAATCAAATCGAATTATTCTGCTTTACACACACCTTGGATCACAAAAGAAGTAATCTCTgccataaaaaacaaaaaaaaactttattatagaaGCAAAAACCCAAACTGGCGTCTGGACACTAAACTATACAATATTAGCTGCAATAaagtaaaacaaactttaactCATTCTATTGCTCAATATGAAAAATCTATATCCGAAAAAGCCAAGACAAATCCAAAActtatatataggtatataaacatgaaacttcaagttaaaaatcaaattaggtCTATAAAAGAGTCAAATGGAAACATTATTTCTAATGAAAGCCATATAGCTACGATCCTTAACAATTACTTTTCATCTGTTTTTACTCCTTTAAATTTGAGTCAATCGCTGCCAACATTCGAAAAGCGCACATTTTCCGTGATTGATGAGACGTCAGTCTTAAATAGACTTAATGAGAACTACATACAAGTGTTACTTTCAAACCTAAACTTGCATAAACCAGCAGGCATAGATGGCATTCACCCACACATCCTTAACAAATGTTCTTCATCTCTGAACGTGCCCATTAcctacatatttataaaatctatttgTGAAGGTCGAGTCCCAGCCGCGTGGCTGGATGCTAACATAACACCGCTTCACAAGAAAGGATCTAAACTTGATGCATCAAAATACAGACCGATTTTCCTAACTTCTGCCTGCTGCAAAATCCTAGAGCGTATTGTAAAAGATTGTTTAACCGAGTATCTAAGTGCAAATAATCTTTTATCTCAAAATCAGCACGGGTTTGTTCCAAAAAAATCATGCATTACCAATTTATTGGAAACTATAGATCAGATCTCACACTCAATGGCAAAAGGCTATAGTGTAggtgttttatatttagattatgAAAAAGCGACACACCTCCTCATGATCTGA